DNA from Nitrospina gracilis Nb-211:
TCGCTGGGGATGATCTCGCTCAAGGACAAGGCCATCGCCGACAAGCTGTTCTGGGTCATCTGCCGCAAGATCCAGGACCTGGCGTCGCGCCTCAAGTACATGCCGGACGAACTCAAGACGCTCAACCAGCGGCTCGCCGACAAATACTTCTGCAACTTCTCCGTATTCCAGTCGCTTCCCGACTCGTGGGCGATCGACCAGGTGTTTCCCATCGTGCCCCTGCAACGCCTTGACGAGCACCCTTCGCGCGAGGCGACGCTGATGGACCTGACCTGCGACTCCGACGGGTTGATCGACACCTTCATCGGCAACCACAACATGGAACGCACCCTGCCCCTGCACCCGGTGAACAGCGATCCGTACCGCATCGGCATCTTCCTCACCGGCGCGTACCAGGAAATCCTGGGCGACCTGCACAACCTGTTCGGCGACACCAACACGGTGCACGTGTCATTGAAAAAGGACGGCACGCTCAAGTACGAACAGATCATCGAGGGGGAAGACGTCACCGACGTGCTCGACTACGTGCAGTTCCGCGCGGAAGAGCTGGCGGGGCGCATGGCGGGCTTCCTGTTCCACAGCGTGCAGAACGGAACACTCAGTCAGCAGGAGGCGGATCAGTTTCTCCACCTGTACAAGGAAGGCCTGTCCGGCTACACCTACCTCATCAAACCGGACAAGTAACCGGCTTCACTTCATCAGCGTACCGCGGCTATTGCCTTTTTTGAGGACGGCGATCATGGCGTCGTGGATGAGTCCATTCGACGTCAGGATCTCGCGGTCGCCGTATTGAAACGGCGTGCCGTCGAAACGTGTCACCCGGCCGCCCGCTTCCTGCAGGATCAACACCCCCGCCGCGTAGTCCCAGGTATTTAACTTCAATTCCCAGAACCCCTCAAATCGCCCCATCGCCGTGTAGCACAGGTCGAGCGCGGCCGAGCCGGCGCGGCGCACCGCCTGGCAGGCACCGATGAAATTGATGAAGTGGTCGAGGTTGTTGTGCGTCGCGGTGTGGATATCGTAGGCGAAACCCGTCACCAGCAGGCTTTGCTTGAGGTTGGCGAGGGGCGAGACGGCGATGGGTTTGCCGTTCATCGTCGCCCCCTTCCCTTTTTCCGCGACGAACAACTCGTCGAGGCTGGGGTTGTACACCACACCCACCACGGTTTCATCTGCGTGGCGATAGGCAATGGACACGCAGTAGCACGGGTAGCCATGCGCGTAGTTGATGGTGCCGTCGAGGGGATCGATCACCCACTGGTGATCGGCGTGGCCGACCGTCTCCCCGGACTCTTCCGCCAGCACGGCGTGGCCGGGAAAGGCTTTGTGGATGCGGTCGATGATTTCTTTTTCGCAGAGAAGATCGACTTCGGTGACGGGGTTGATGTCGCCCTTGTAGCGGATTTCACCGATGCAGTCGGCGCGCTCGCGTTGAATGCGACCCGCCGCCTGCGCCGCCTCCACGGCAACCTGCAGGGGGGATGTCATTCGATCCATCCTCCACCGACGATGCAGTCGTCATTGTAAAACACAGCGGACTGGCCCGGTGTGATGGCGGGCTGGGGATGTTCCAGTTGGATGCGCGCGCGCTCGCCCGGAAGCGGCGTCACCACGCAGGCCACCGGCTGGTGGCGGTAACGGATCTGCGCCTCGGCTTCGAACGCCTCGCAGTGATCCAACTGCCACGTCACGCCGCTCACCGTGAATTCCTCGCGGAACAGGTCGTTCTTCGGCCCCACCACCACCTCGTTGCTGACCGTGTCGATGGCGGTCACGTAGTATGGTTCCGGCAGGCCACCCAGGTTGAGTCCCTTGCGCTGGCCGATGGTGTAGGCGGGATACCCCTTGTGCGTGCCCAGCACATCGCCGTCGGCGTTGACGATGTTTCCGGGACGAAACAGCGCCGCGTCCACTTCACTCTCAATGAACTTGGCGTAATCGTTGTCGGGGATGAAACAGATCTCGTGCGATTCCGCCTTGCCCGCCACATTCAAGCGGTACTTTTCGGCAAGGCCGCGCACTTCTTTCTTCTCCATGTCGCCCAGCGGAAACACGAGACGCGACAACTGCTCCTGCGACAGGTTGAACAGGAAATAACTCTGGTCCTTCGACGCATCGCGTCCGCGCCTGACGGTGTAGCGTCCGTTTGCGTCCTTCACCACCGAGGCGTAGTGGCCGGTGGCAATGTAATCGTAACCGTACGCCTCCGCCTTGCGCATCAGTTCGTCGAACTTGAGCTTCTTGTTGCAGGCGGTGCAGGGAATGGGCGTGCGGCCCTTCAGGTATTCATCGACGAAGTAATCGACCACGCCTTCGCGGAATTCTTTTTCCAGGTTGAGGATGTAGAACGGGATGCCGATCCGCTCCGCCACGCGGCGGGCGTCGCCCAGGTCATCCAGCGAACAGCAGGTGCCGAAGCGGTTGTCCGTGTCCCAGCTGTAATTCCACAACTGGAGCGAGATGCCGACCAGGTCGAATCCCTGCTCCTTCAGCAGGGCCGCGGCGACGGAACTGTCCACCCCGCCGCTCATGGCGACGACAACCTTGCTGTCGGTGCCGATCTCAACTGCCTGCGATTCCGTCATGGATCAACCGTCTTCCAAATAAAAAAAAGACAAACAGGTGTCGCCTGTCCGCCGGGTTTCACGTTTTTTCAGTCTAACATAGTTTTCGGCGAGGGCGGTTTTGTGAAAATGCTCGGCCACCACCTCCGCCTCCGGGGCAAGGATTCCGGATTCCGCCAGCGCTTTAAGCGTTTCCCCGTACAGATCCGCGTCGAACGGCGGGTCCACGTACACCCAGTCGAAGACCTCGCCCTGGCGGGCGAGGCGGTCGATGGCCTGCCGGGCTGTGGTGGCCAGCAGGGTCCAACCCGCCGCATCGGCGTCCGGCCCCGTCAGACGGCATTTTTGCAGGTTGTTTTGCAGGAGATCGCGCACCCGCGGGTTGGATTCCACGAACACCACCCGCTGGGCGCCGCGGCTCAGGGCTTCGATGCCCACCGCGCCGGTACCGGCGAACAGATCCAGCACCCGCGCACCCTCGATGCCGCCGCCGACGATGTTGAACAGGGATTCCCGCACCCGGTCCAGCGTGGGGCGCAGAGTCAGCCCTTTCAGCGGATTCAGCCGCGTGCCTTTCAGGCCGCCGCCGATCACCCGCACAGCGGCCGCCCCGGCATCGACGCCATTTCGTTAAAAATATGAAAAATCAATCCATCCTCCCATTGACCCGGAAACCACAGGTGTTTTAATATTGTACCCCGTTTGTCAAATCACCTTGAAACCGGAAGACTTAACACATAAAATAGACTCAACGCTCGGGTATCGTCTAATGGTAGGACGTCAGATTCTGGCTCTGAAGGTTGAGGTTCGAATCCTTGTACCCGAGCCATTTTTTTATTTTTTACAGGAGGAGTGAATGGCGGCCAGCAGTATCTATCGCAACCCTTTCCTGCTCGGATTGTGCGCCCCGGCTTACAACCTGGTAGGGACGGTGGCCGTGGTCAGCGACTTCCTTCTGTTCACCATGTTCATTTTCGCCACGCTCGGCATTCTGGGTGCGTACGTGACAGACTTCCACATCCTGTCCGGCCTGTATCCCAACGAGCTGATGCACAAGACGGCGGTGGCGTCCCTGCTGGGCATCGTGTTCGGCCTCATCATGTGGGCCGTCAACATGTTGTTCACCGGCCCCGCCGCCGAGACGAATCCCACCCCGGTTTCCCCTGCCGGAAAGTTTTTCATCACCTGGGTGGTGATGGGCGTGCCTTCGTACTTCATGATGGTGTACCTGGTCAGCCGCCTCAACAAGCGCGACCTGGAAGCGGAAGAGCGCATCCGGCAGGAGAAAAAGAAACAGCGAAAAGGCAGTGGTCCGCCCCTGATCAACAGGGACGGCGGCGGTATCTGATAGCGTGGCCCCATCGTCTAGCGGTTAGGACGCCGGCCTCTCACGCCGGAAACAGGGGTTCGATTCCCCTTGGGGCTACTCCTTCCCTTCCACAGGGAAGGAACCCGGTTTGCACCAAGCCATCCCTTTTCCTTCCCCACGGTCTTCGGGGACGATGGCCTTCAACCCTCTCTTCTGGAGGCAAGATAACGTGTTCCGATCCCAAACTCAACGTTTCCTGAAAACGATTTCATTTGCCACGCTCACGCTGGCCTGCCTGCTGGTCGCCCCGCCCGCTTACGCGGACATCCAGACCAGGGAGATCACTCACAAACTGGGCGGCGTCGAGCTGAAAGCCTTCATCGCTTACGACGACGCAGTCGAGGGCAAGCGCCCCGGCATCCTCGTCGTGCATGAATGGTGGGGCCACAATGAACACGCCCGGAACCGCGCGCGCATGCTGGCGGAGCTGGGCTACACCGCTTTGGCGCTCGATATGTACGGCGACGGCAAGCTGGCCGACCATCCCAAAAAAGCGGGTGAGTTCATGAACGCCGCGTTCAAGGACTGGGAAGGCAGTCAGGCGAAATTCAACCGCGCCATGGAAATCCTGAAGTCGGAGCCGACGGTGGATGCGGAGCGCATCGGCGCCATCGGCTTCTGTTTTGGCGGCGCAGTGTCCCTCCGCATGGCGCGCGGCGGTGCGGACCTCGACGGCGTGGTCGCCTTCCACAGCGCCCTGCCGGATCAGCCGCCGGTGAGCAAGGGCGATATCAAGGCGTCGATCCTCGTCATCAACGGCTCGGAGGACGGCTTTCTTCCCGCCGACCGGGTGGCCGGGTTCATGAAGGAAATGTTCGAGGCCAACGCAGACGTGACCTACATCAACCTGAAAGGCGTGAAGCACAGCTACACCAACCCGCAGGCCGATGAGTTTCGCCAGAAGTTCAACATCGACAGCCTGGTTTACAACAAACAGGCGGACGAACGCGCCTGGAAATCCATGCAGGTGTTTTTCGAACGGGTGTTTCGATGATACTCTATTAACGAGAGGGGGCTGGCTTTCATTCATGCGAAGGAGGCATCATGGCCCAATTGAAACAGATCGAGGAAGTTTTAAACATACCCGCACAACACTGGGTGGGCGACGGGTTTCCCGTGCGCACCCTGTTCACTTACGACAACTACGGCGAAGCGTTGAGCCCGTTTCTGCTGTTCGACTTCGCCGGCCCCATGGAGTTCCCGCCTGCCTCCAGGCCGCGCGGCGTGGGCCAGCACCCGCACCGTGGATTCGAAACCGTCACCATCGTCTATGAAGGCGAGGTGGACCATAAGGACCTCGCAGGCAACAGCGGCCACCTCAAGCCCGGCGACGTGCAATGGATGACCGCCGCCTCCGGCATCGTGCATCAGGAATTCCATTCCCAATCTTTCACCGAACAAGGCGGCACGTTCCACGCCGTGCAGTTGTGGGTCAACCTGCCCGCAAAGGACAAAATGTCACCGCCGCGTTACCAGGATATCCCCTCGTCACGCATTCCAACCGTTGCGGTGAACGGCGGGAAGCTTCGCGTCATTGCCGGGGAGTACGACGGAACACGCGGCCCCGCGCTCACCTTCACGCCGATCAATATCTGGGACATCACCATCCCGGCGGGAGGGAAGATGGAATTGACCGTCCCTTCCGGTCACAACACGGCGGTGGTGCCGGTGACGGGCTCGGTGGAACTCAACCAAAACAAAACCGCGAAGACCGCCCAACTGGTGAGATTCACCCGCGAAGGCAAGGCCGTTCATCTATCCGCACAGGGAGAGGCGCGCCTGCTGTTGCTTTCCGGTGAGCCCATTGCCGAACCCATAGCCGGACAAGGTCCCTTTGTGATGAACACGGAAGCGGAACTGGTGCAGGCTTTCGACGACTACCGCAAGGGGTTGATGGGGTGAGTTTGCCTACCCCGAGGCCAAGAAGGCATCCTGCCCGGCCTGCCCCGGGGTCAGGGCAAACCGGACATTGCGTTCGATCAGCGCGGTCTTGCCGCGAACGGTGAGGTCGGTGATGAACCGAAACTGGTGGCGGGGATCGACGGCATACGCCTTCAGGCGGTAATGCGTGCCCCACGGTTTTTCCTGCACCACCACCGAAACAGGCAGATCGAAATACAGGTAAGGACTGGTCAGCGCCACGTCGTGCAGGACCTGCCGGATCTCCGCGGCATCGTGTTGGGGATGCAGGTAAAAATGCACCACACATTGCAGGTGCGGCGTGCCGTTGTTGGCATTGGAGATCAACTCGGTCCACAACTTCTGGTGCGGAATATACACCGCCGTGTCGTCCGCGGTGACGATCCGCACCGTGCGCACCCCTACGTGCGTCACCTCTCCATACACTCCGTTCACCTCGATCCAGTCCCCGTTTCGGTACAACCGTTCGCCCACCGCCACCACGCCGGCAACCAGACTGCTCGCGTAATCCTTAAGCGCAAATCCCAGCACCAGTCCAATGGAACCCAGCACCGCGATCATGTTTTGCAGGGACGGCTCAATGACAAGGGGAACGCTCAGGATGAATGCCCCAAGGATGAATACCAGCCGCAACAGTGGCGCCATGGCCAGCAGGAACAACCGGGGTTTGCCGTGCAGGCGGTTGGCCACCCAGGGCAGGAGGTTCTGCGTGATCAGGATGAGCACGACCGCTCCGGCCACGATCACAACCAGCTCAATCATCACAACCGTATCGAGCGTCTTGAATACTTGAGACATTTGTTCTTTATCCATCACTCGCCTCAAAACCCATCCAGCAGATAATCCCGCGCGCTCAGATATTCCCGTACAGCGGAATAACCCAGAGCGGTCACTTTCCAGCGCCCCGCCTCCTCGCACACCGCACCCGTTGCCTGCAGGCGGCGCAACAAAGACGCAATGCGGAATTCCGGAATCGATAACAATTCGGTTAGAAGAACCGTGGTCAACCCGTTATGAAGAAGCAGGGCATGCAACACAAAGGCCACGCTTTCGTCCTTCTCCACGGGCAGAGTCAATTCCTCCGGCATCTGGGCCATCCAGACAGACTCTTCCTTCGCACTCTGACCCACCTCGGTTCCATCTTTCTCTTCCACAGCCGGCGTTTCTTCTTCATCCGGCTCGGCCCGCAACCGTCGGCTCCAATAAGCGAGGGCCATTCCAAAATTTCCCCGGCACCGGGCGGCCAGTTGGTTCAACTCCGAGCTGATTTCGCTTTCCTGTTCCGGTGGCGAACACAAAATGGTTTTCCCTGTTTTAGCATTCAGGAAACGCACACAGTTGTTGTGGCCTCCCGCATCTCTCTTGCTTGTAAACAGGCGTGCCAACCGTTCGCCGTCGAATGCCTGCAGGGTCAGGGGACTCCATTGAGGAGGAGGGCTGACGCGTTTCAGATAAGCCCAGCCCCAGCTGTCACAGCCGATGAGGCCGCGACCCAGCCTGCCGGAGGCCGCCCATTCCAGAAACCGGCGGACCAGTTCCAGTCCATTGGCATGCCGCAGAAAACAGTGTTCGAGATGCGGCAGGACCCAAAGCCGATCGATGTTGGGCCATTCGCCCAGCCAGTGCGGATCGGCATTCAGGATTTGCTCCGGTGTCGGCGCTTCGACCCAAAGCGCATCGTGGCGGTCGGTCCACTGGCGCAACAGGTCTTCCTGTCCGGTATGGGGTTGGAACAGAACAAACTGAACGGGAACTTCGTGAGCACGCAGTTCCAGCCAATCTTCCAGTTCCGCGTCCAGGGCCCCGACCATTTCTTTCCAATCGATGGGCGGAACCAAATGGCGCAGGCGCACTTCCGGGAGCGTTTTCAGCTCGACCTCGGCCTTGAACGGGCTGTCGCCGTTATCCCCGTTTTTCACAAAAAGCTGTTTGAAGGCGGTCCACTTGCGGAGGGCGGTACTGGTGACGGCGGTGACAGGCGGGGTGTAGTCGTCGGGCCGAACGAACTCCCAGAGCGGGGTAAGGTTTGCCTGACTATCGGTGGGCGTCGAAACCGAAGTGTCCTGGGTCATGGGCACCGCCTGTCGATGAAAAGTGACTGCACTCGTGCGTAATGTATCTTAGCCCAGGCTTGACGTATTTGAAACCATTTCCCCTTTCATCGACTGCCATTGCGAAAGTCGGCCCCAACCCAGTCACTCGCCCTTGTCCGCATTCCGCTTCAGCATTCGCGGCAGTTTTTCCATCAAAGCGCTCGACTTGTTACGAAACTTTTTCAACAACCAGCGCGCCCACGCAAACTCCGTCGCCAGGATGGCGAGTCCCGCCGGAATGACGAGGATCGCCGGGCCCGGCAGAATGATCATCACAATCCCCGTCAGCAAAACCGTGATGCCCACAAGGATGACGAACAGGCGCAGGACGCCGTCGTACGTCCAGCCCACCAGTTGCTGCAGGTTCCTGGCGACGGGAGAGACCAGGGGCGCGGTGTCGCGATGGGCACCCAGTACCGAGGCCACAGCTCCCACGGCCAGAATGCCGACGATCACCGCCAGCGACACCAGGTTCGGGATCGGGTGCACATGCGATAACATCATCTTCACTCCAATAAACGCCAGCAGAAACGTGAGGCTCATTTTCATGTAGCGGAACTTTTCCAGCAATTCCGCCAGCGCAAAATACAACGAACGCAATCCCAGGATGGCGAAAATGTTGGACGTGAACACGATGAAGGGGTCGTGCGTGACTGCAAAGATGGCGGGGATGGAGTCCACCGCAAACAGCAAATCGGAGCTTTCCACCAGCACCAGCGTGAGAAACAGCGGCGTGGCCATCCATCATCCCTCGCGTTTAATCAAAAACCGGTCGCCTTCGAAGTCGGTGGTTACGGGCAGTTTCTTTTTGGCGAAGCGGATGATCGGGTTCTTTTCGGGGTTCAGGTTGTCGTGACGCGCGATCAGCATCTTGACCGCGGTCCACAGCAACAGCAGGCCGAACACGTACACGATCCAGTCGAAGCGCTGGATCAGAACCGTGCCGAGACCGATCATCAGTCCGCGAAGCACCAAGGCTCCCAAGATGCCCCAGAACAGCACCCGGTGCTGGTAACGCAGGGGGACTTTGAAGTAGGTGAAGATGAGTGCGATGACAAAAACGTTATCCAGGCTGAGCGATTTTTCCAGCAGGTAGCCGACAAAAAACTGAAGCGTCGCCTGCGCGCCCGTTTTCTGGTAACGGAGATCGGTTCCGACTCCCAGCCACTGGTATTCGTACAAAAAATATACCAGCACATTGAAAACCAGTGCGCAGGACACCCAAACCCCTGTCCAGAACAAGGCTTCCTGAATATTGATTTCATGCGTATCCCGGTGAAACACCCCGAGATCGAGCGCAAGCATCAAAATAATAAACAACACGAAAATCGCGTACACCCAGAACACCAACAACTCCTGACTTTGGGAAAATTTATCTAAAATTTGAACTGCAGAATCATAAATCCGGGGCAATGGATCCATGAAAAGGAAGGAAGTCCACTCCGTTTCAATCAGGATAAAGAAATCAGAAAACGAAAAGAAGAGGGAAATCGAAACAATCACTCAGGAGTCCGGGAGGTCCGCACTCCCATGGGG
Protein-coding regions in this window:
- the mnmA gene encoding tRNA 2-thiouridine(34) synthase MnmA encodes the protein MTESQAVEIGTDSKVVVAMSGGVDSSVAAALLKEQGFDLVGISLQLWNYSWDTDNRFGTCCSLDDLGDARRVAERIGIPFYILNLEKEFREGVVDYFVDEYLKGRTPIPCTACNKKLKFDELMRKAEAYGYDYIATGHYASVVKDANGRYTVRRGRDASKDQSYFLFNLSQEQLSRLVFPLGDMEKKEVRGLAEKYRLNVAGKAESHEICFIPDNDYAKFIESEVDAALFRPGNIVNADGDVLGTHKGYPAYTIGQRKGLNLGGLPEPYYVTAIDTVSNEVVVGPKNDLFREEFTVSGVTWQLDHCEAFEAEAQIRYRHQPVACVVTPLPGERARIQLEHPQPAITPGQSAVFYNDDCIVGGGWIE
- a CDS encoding pirin family protein, yielding MKQIEEVLNIPAQHWVGDGFPVRTLFTYDNYGEALSPFLLFDFAGPMEFPPASRPRGVGQHPHRGFETVTIVYEGEVDHKDLAGNSGHLKPGDVQWMTAASGIVHQEFHSQSFTEQGGTFHAVQLWVNLPAKDKMSPPRYQDIPSSRIPTVAVNGGKLRVIAGEYDGTRGPALTFTPINIWDITIPAGGKMELTVPSGHNTAVVPVTGSVELNQNKTAKTAQLVRFTREGKAVHLSAQGEARLLLLSGEPIAEPIAGQGPFVMNTEAELVQAFDDYRKGLMG
- a CDS encoding mechanosensitive ion channel family protein — its product is MDKEQMSQVFKTLDTVVMIELVVIVAGAVVLILITQNLLPWVANRLHGKPRLFLLAMAPLLRLVFILGAFILSVPLVIEPSLQNMIAVLGSIGLVLGFALKDYASSLVAGVVAVGERLYRNGDWIEVNGVYGEVTHVGVRTVRIVTADDTAVYIPHQKLWTELISNANNGTPHLQCVVHFYLHPQHDAAEIRQVLHDVALTSPYLYFDLPVSVVVQEKPWGTHYRLKAYAVDPRHQFRFITDLTVRGKTALIERNVRFALTPGQAGQDAFLASG
- a CDS encoding inositol monophosphatase family protein codes for the protein MTSPLQVAVEAAQAAGRIQRERADCIGEIRYKGDINPVTEVDLLCEKEIIDRIHKAFPGHAVLAEESGETVGHADHQWVIDPLDGTINYAHGYPCYCVSIAYRHADETVVGVVYNPSLDELFVAEKGKGATMNGKPIAVSPLANLKQSLLVTGFAYDIHTATHNNLDHFINFIGACQAVRRAGSAALDLCYTAMGRFEGFWELKLNTWDYAAGVLILQEAGGRVTRFDGTPFQYGDREILTSNGLIHDAMIAVLKKGNSRGTLMK
- the rsmD gene encoding 16S rRNA (guanine(966)-N(2))-methyltransferase RsmD, which translates into the protein MRVIGGGLKGTRLNPLKGLTLRPTLDRVRESLFNIVGGGIEGARVLDLFAGTGAVGIEALSRGAQRVVFVESNPRVRDLLQNNLQKCRLTGPDADAAGWTLLATTARQAIDRLARQGEVFDWVYVDPPFDADLYGETLKALAESGILAPEAEVVAEHFHKTALAENYVRLKKRETRRTGDTCLSFFYLEDG
- a CDS encoding PGPGW domain-containing protein is translated as MMLSHVHPIPNLVSLAVIVGILAVGAVASVLGAHRDTAPLVSPVARNLQQLVGWTYDGVLRLFVILVGITVLLTGIVMIILPGPAILVIPAGLAILATEFAWARWLLKKFRNKSSALMEKLPRMLKRNADKGE
- a CDS encoding dienelactone hydrolase family protein yields the protein MFRSQTQRFLKTISFATLTLACLLVAPPAYADIQTREITHKLGGVELKAFIAYDDAVEGKRPGILVVHEWWGHNEHARNRARMLAELGYTALALDMYGDGKLADHPKKAGEFMNAAFKDWEGSQAKFNRAMEILKSEPTVDAERIGAIGFCFGGAVSLRMARGGADLDGVVAFHSALPDQPPVSKGDIKASILVINGSEDGFLPADRVAGFMKEMFEANADVTYINLKGVKHSYTNPQADEFRQKFNIDSLVYNKQADERAWKSMQVFFERVFR